One Paenibacillus crassostreae DNA segment encodes these proteins:
- a CDS encoding metalloregulator ArsR/SmtB family transcription factor, giving the protein MNDNNQSRDVFDAIADPTRRRLIYLLAEAEEIPLHELTAQFQMGRTAVSKHLTILKEAGLVLDRKVGRETRFRLNASPLKETVTLTLQDLGGGKVNLHLEQSGFSNTQGLEGAKYGWSAWCIELEKVLEQ; this is encoded by the coding sequence GTGAACGATAATAACCAGTCGCGGGATGTATTTGACGCGATTGCAGACCCAACTAGGCGCCGACTGATTTACCTGCTAGCAGAGGCAGAGGAAATACCGCTTCATGAATTAACAGCACAGTTTCAAATGGGCCGTACAGCGGTATCCAAGCATTTGACAATCCTTAAAGAGGCCGGACTAGTACTTGACCGAAAAGTCGGCAGAGAAACGCGGTTTAGGCTGAACGCCTCTCCACTCAAAGAAACGGTCACCTTGACGCTTCAGGATTTAGGAGGCGGAAAGGTGAACCTTCATCTCGAACAATCCGGATTCTCAAATACTCAAGGACTCGAAGGTGCTAAGTATGGCTGGAGTGCTTGGTGCATCGAGCTTGAAAAGGTGTTGGAACAATAA